One genomic segment of Terrihabitans soli includes these proteins:
- a CDS encoding AraC family transcriptional regulator: protein MRYLFSTDDMEPAGRFEGFRDAARKLFQLDISADPSLPYRGKVDLQIGGPAVFGQVLGSASEFFRTPELTRQTEEGAWLLMTRTGLMHVRHGDIDCDLEPGEAIIFNSIKPHAGSSIGESDTWIVQVSDTQLRALGLSDAGERTALLKKDNPIAKLIAGVFEAFDTSDTDALLSQPTALYLTDLIALALQASGDGRDIAQARGLKAARLRAVLDDIKRYFSKPDLDAADIAARLGVTPRYVHLLLEDTGRTLSEHVLDRRLAAAWHMLRDPAQRGQRIADIAFSVGFTDLSYFNRTYRRRFGETPSDTRS from the coding sequence GTGCGCTATCTTTTTTCGACCGACGACATGGAGCCCGCGGGGCGTTTCGAGGGCTTCCGCGATGCCGCGCGCAAACTGTTTCAGCTCGATATCTCGGCCGATCCATCGCTGCCCTATCGCGGCAAAGTGGATCTGCAAATCGGCGGCCCTGCGGTGTTCGGGCAGGTTCTCGGCTCGGCGTCCGAATTCTTCCGCACGCCCGAACTGACGCGGCAGACCGAAGAAGGGGCCTGGCTGCTGATGACCCGCACCGGCCTGATGCATGTACGGCATGGCGATATCGACTGCGATCTCGAACCGGGCGAAGCCATCATCTTCAATTCGATCAAGCCGCATGCCGGATCCTCCATCGGCGAAAGCGATACCTGGATCGTGCAGGTCTCCGACACGCAGCTGCGCGCCCTGGGCCTTTCGGACGCCGGCGAGCGCACCGCGCTGCTGAAAAAGGACAACCCGATCGCCAAATTGATCGCGGGCGTGTTCGAAGCCTTCGACACGAGCGACACCGACGCGCTCCTGTCGCAGCCGACCGCGCTTTATCTGACGGATCTGATCGCGCTTGCGCTGCAGGCAAGCGGCGACGGGCGCGATATCGCGCAGGCCCGCGGGCTGAAGGCGGCGCGTCTGCGGGCCGTGCTCGACGACATCAAGCGCTATTTCTCGAAACCCGATCTCGATGCCGCCGATATTGCGGCGCGGCTCGGCGTGACGCCGCGCTATGTGCATCTTCTTTTGGAGGATACGGGACGAACTTTATCCGAACATGTGCTGGACCGCCGCCTTGCGGCGGCCTGGCATATGCTGCGCGATCCGGCGCAACGCGGCCAGCGCATCGCCGACATCGCCTTCTCCGTCGGCTTCACCGATCTTTCCTATTTCAACCGCACCTATCGCCGCCGCTTCGGCGAAACGCCGTCCGATACGCGGAGCTAG
- a CDS encoding cytochrome ubiquinol oxidase subunit I, whose protein sequence is MEFDPVLLARIQFAFTISFHIIFPAFTIGLSAFVTVLLLLWLKTGEEKFHRLARFWTKIFAVSFAMGVVSGIVLSYQFGTNWSRFSEFSGNVIGPLIGYEVLTAFYLEATFLGIMLFGWNRVPPWLLTLASGLVAFGTATSAFWILSANSWMQTPAGYEIRDGIAFPLDWLAIIFNPSFPLRLAHMLTAAYLTTAVVVLAVGARYVLARQYTEEARTMLRMAVGMIAVTAPLQLVIGDLHGLNTLHHQPMKVAAMEGNWNTATSGHFVIFGIPSQSAEKNYLELAIPYAGSLVLTHTWDGKYPGLTDVPPENRPPVANVFFAFRIMVGIGLLLIATGLFGALLWWRGKLFTTRWYLTGTSYMWPLGFIAILAGWFVTEQGRQPWLVYGLLKTADGISPVPGASVFGTLILFIFVYGAVFSTGVYYINRLIAKGPKGSLAAAPAGLPNRPISAAEPAAREATGKDPGKSIKPKKGGR, encoded by the coding sequence ATGGAATTCGATCCGGTCCTGCTTGCGCGAATACAGTTCGCGTTCACGATCTCCTTCCACATCATCTTCCCGGCTTTCACGATCGGCCTTTCGGCTTTCGTGACGGTTCTGCTGCTTCTGTGGCTGAAGACCGGCGAGGAGAAGTTTCACCGCCTCGCCCGCTTCTGGACCAAGATCTTCGCCGTCTCGTTTGCGATGGGCGTCGTCTCCGGCATCGTTCTCTCCTACCAGTTCGGCACGAACTGGAGCCGCTTCTCCGAATTCTCCGGCAATGTCATCGGCCCCCTGATCGGTTACGAGGTGCTGACGGCGTTTTATCTCGAGGCGACGTTCCTCGGCATCATGCTGTTCGGCTGGAACCGCGTGCCGCCCTGGCTGCTCACTCTGGCGTCGGGCCTCGTTGCCTTCGGCACCGCCACCAGCGCTTTCTGGATCCTCTCCGCCAATTCCTGGATGCAGACGCCGGCGGGCTACGAGATCCGCGACGGCATCGCTTTCCCGCTCGACTGGCTCGCCATCATCTTCAATCCGAGCTTCCCCTTACGCCTCGCCCATATGCTGACCGCCGCCTATCTCACGACGGCGGTCGTCGTGCTGGCCGTCGGAGCGCGCTATGTGCTGGCCCGTCAATACACGGAAGAAGCCCGCACCATGCTGCGCATGGCGGTCGGCATGATCGCCGTCACGGCGCCTTTGCAGCTTGTCATCGGCGACCTCCACGGCCTCAACACGCTCCACCATCAGCCGATGAAGGTCGCGGCGATGGAGGGCAATTGGAACACCGCGACCTCCGGCCATTTCGTGATCTTCGGGATTCCGAGCCAGAGCGCGGAGAAGAACTATCTCGAACTCGCAATCCCCTATGCCGGCTCGCTGGTTCTGACCCACACCTGGGACGGCAAATATCCCGGCCTCACCGATGTGCCGCCGGAAAACCGCCCGCCCGTCGCCAATGTCTTCTTCGCCTTCCGCATCATGGTCGGCATCGGTCTCTTGCTGATTGCGACCGGCCTTTTCGGCGCGCTGCTGTGGTGGCGCGGCAAGCTCTTCACCACGCGCTGGTACCTGACCGGCACGAGCTATATGTGGCCGCTCGGCTTCATCGCGATCCTCGCCGGCTGGTTCGTCACCGAACAGGGCCGCCAGCCCTGGCTCGTCTACGGTCTCCTAAAAACCGCCGACGGCATTTCGCCGGTGCCGGGCGCCAGCGTCTTCGGCACGCTGATCCTCTTCATCTTTGTCTATGGCGCAGTGTTCTCGACCGGCGTCTATTACATCAACCGACTGATCGCCAAGGGACCGAAAGGCTCGCTCGCTGCGGCGCCCGCCGGGCTGCCGAACCGTCCGATCTCTGCCGCCGAGCCTGCCGCGCGCGAAGCGACCGGCAAAGATCCCGGCAAGAGCATCAAGCCGAAAAAGGGAGGCCGCTGA
- the cydB gene encoding cytochrome d ubiquinol oxidase subunit II, with the protein MEWYLPVIWAGLIGTAVAMYVVLDGFDLGIGILFPFAKKEDERDVMMNSVAPFWDGNETWLILGGGGLWVAFPKAYAIIMPAFYLPMIIMLLALVLRGVSFEFRWVAKPNHHWWDIAFAGGSTLAAFSQGVILGGLIQGVNVANGQFAGGAFDWLTPFSILTGLAVVAGYGLLGATWLNMRTSGPVRTLGRRFAPLLLIAVLIGMGIISIWTPLSVERIAERWFSLPNFYFLWPIPAVTLIVAYLILRWLKTGHDALPFLGTIVLFLLGYAGLVISTVPYLVPPHLTFWDTAAAPESQIFLLIGTLFLLPMILGYTIFVYWTFRGRVAPGEGYH; encoded by the coding sequence ATGGAATGGTATCTCCCCGTCATCTGGGCCGGACTGATCGGCACTGCGGTTGCGATGTATGTCGTGCTCGACGGCTTCGATCTCGGCATCGGCATTCTGTTTCCCTTCGCGAAGAAGGAAGACGAGCGCGATGTGATGATGAATTCCGTCGCGCCGTTCTGGGACGGCAACGAGACCTGGCTCATATTAGGCGGCGGCGGTCTGTGGGTCGCCTTCCCCAAAGCCTACGCCATCATCATGCCGGCCTTTTATCTGCCGATGATCATCATGCTGCTGGCGCTTGTGTTGCGCGGCGTCTCGTTCGAGTTCCGCTGGGTGGCAAAGCCGAACCATCACTGGTGGGACATCGCCTTTGCCGGCGGCTCGACGCTCGCCGCCTTCTCGCAGGGCGTCATTTTAGGCGGGCTGATCCAGGGCGTGAATGTCGCGAATGGCCAGTTCGCCGGCGGCGCCTTCGACTGGCTGACGCCGTTCTCGATCCTCACGGGTCTTGCCGTCGTCGCGGGCTACGGCCTTCTCGGCGCGACATGGCTCAATATGCGCACCTCGGGCCCTGTGCGTACGCTGGGCCGCAGATTCGCGCCGCTTCTTCTCATCGCCGTCCTGATCGGCATGGGGATCATCAGTATCTGGACACCGCTCTCGGTCGAGCGCATCGCCGAACGCTGGTTCAGCCTGCCCAATTTCTATTTCCTGTGGCCGATCCCGGCCGTCACGCTGATCGTCGCTTATCTCATCCTGCGCTGGCTGAAGACCGGGCATGACGCCCTGCCCTTCCTCGGTACGATCGTCCTCTTCCTGCTCGGCTATGCCGGGCTTGTCATCTCAACCGTGCCCTATCTGGTGCCCCCGCATTTGACATTCTGGGACACGGCGGCGGCCCCGGAATCGCAGATTTTCCTTCTGATCGGCACGCTTTTCCTGCTTCCCATGATCCTCGGCTACACCATCTTCGTGTACTGGACCTTCCGCGGCCGCGTCGCCCCTGGCGAGGGCTATCACTAG
- a CDS encoding neutral zinc metallopeptidase codes for MRWGDLRRSGNIEDRRGMGGGGGGGFRGGGLGIGGLIIVGLLAWATGIDPRIILGGLEMVQGNNPGMTQQEGKQGAPSDESGQFVSAVLGSTEDVWQQIFQQNGQSYRAPRLVLFENATPSACGLGQAAMGPFYCPPDQRVYLDTGFFKEMERRFNAAGDFAAAYVVAHEVGHHVQNLMGIMERVQQERQRVSRTQSNELSVRTELQADCFAGVWAHHAKTSLEPGDIEEAINAATAIGDDKIQKQTQGTVVPDSFTHGSSAQRVRWFKTGFESGQVKSCNTFAAQSL; via the coding sequence ATGCGTTGGGGCGATCTCAGACGTTCGGGCAATATCGAAGACCGCCGTGGCATGGGCGGCGGTGGCGGCGGCGGTTTCCGCGGCGGCGGCCTCGGCATTGGCGGCTTGATCATTGTCGGCCTTCTCGCCTGGGCGACGGGCATCGACCCGCGCATCATTCTCGGCGGCCTTGAAATGGTTCAGGGCAACAACCCCGGCATGACCCAGCAGGAAGGCAAACAGGGCGCGCCCTCCGACGAGAGCGGCCAGTTTGTCTCCGCCGTCCTCGGCTCGACCGAAGATGTCTGGCAGCAGATCTTCCAGCAGAACGGCCAATCCTACCGCGCGCCGCGCCTCGTCCTGTTCGAAAACGCAACGCCCTCGGCCTGCGGTCTCGGCCAGGCGGCGATGGGCCCCTTCTATTGCCCGCCGGATCAGCGCGTCTATCTCGACACGGGTTTCTTCAAAGAGATGGAACGCCGCTTCAACGCGGCGGGCGATTTCGCCGCCGCCTATGTCGTCGCGCACGAAGTCGGCCACCACGTGCAGAACCTGATGGGCATCATGGAGCGCGTGCAGCAGGAACGTCAGCGTGTCTCGCGCACGCAGAGCAATGAGCTTTCGGTGCGCACCGAATTGCAGGCCGACTGCTTTGCCGGCGTGTGGGCGCATCACGCGAAAACATCTCTCGAACCCGGCGATATCGAGGAAGCGATCAACGCCGCGACCGCGATCGGCGACGACAAGATCCAGAAGCAGACTCAGGGCACCGTCGTTCCGGACAGCTTCACCCATGGCTCGTCGGCGCAGCGCGTGCGCTGGTTCAAGACCGGATTCGAGTCGGGTCAGGTCAAAAGCTGCAATACGTTTGCGGCGCAGAGTCTTTAG